In the Phytoactinopolyspora mesophila genome, CACCTTGGTGAAGGCACTGCCCGAGCCGCACCCGGCCTGGCGGCAACTCCCTGAACGCGACCGCGCTAACGCCCAGGCAGCCCTGCGGATTCTGGGCACCCCTGCCTGAGGCGGATCACAGCCTGTCCCTCCCGCTGCAACTCGAGGCTCGAGGTACGTCATATCCGCGAACGACGCAGCTGACGCGGGCTGGGGAACTCGGCCGCAGTGAGCAAAACGGAGGAGTGCTCTCCCTGATGCCGCCCTGGTCGATGAGGGCGTTGTGCTGCACCCTTCTGTCGTGTCCGTGGCTCGGAGGCTCCAGCTAGGTAGGAGCTTGGGAAGGGGAGTGGCGCTGATGAGCGAGTTCATGACCACGTCTGAGGTCGCCGAGCTGCTGCGGGTACCAGCGGAGACGGTCCGGTGCTGGCGGCATGTCGGCAAAGGACCGAGGAGCTTCAAGATCGGTGGCTGGCGGGTCCTCTACGCGCGCGAGGATGTCGAGGAGTTCATCGTCGAGGAACGTCAGGCCAGCGGTAGGCCATGATCAGCCAGTCCGCAAGAGGGCCAAAACCGGCCATCCCGGCCACCGGTAACAAACGGTAACCGCGCAGGCCAGAGCCACGGCGCCGAATCCGCACAGGTGAGCGGACGAGCTGGCCTGTAAGGCGGACGTTGTGCGTAGTGCTTAGGAAGCGGCTGAGGCGATTTCGCGGACGTGCAAGATTTCTCGTCGTCGTCGTGGCCGGATGTCGTCTTCGGCGAGGGTCACGATGGCGACCGTGTTGCCGTCTGCGGCGGTGAACTCCACTTCGTAGCCGCCGGAGGCATAGACGCCGACGACGGCGCCGACATCGTCCTTGACCAGTCCAGCGTTGGGTAGGTCGCGGCGAAGGACAACCACTTCGTGTTCCTTGTACATCGCGATCTCCTTAGCTCGGGTAGGCCGTCACCAGTCGAGGCGGGGTGTCAGCTTCGTCGCTGATCCACACTGTACGCAATCCGATCATCCGACCGTTTGGAGTCTGGATCACCCCGTCGATTACGTACTTGTATCCGAACTGAGTCTTGTGTTCGTCCACGATCTGACCGTGAAGTCCGATCTCTTCGAGATCATCTCGGAGCTGGTTCCAGTGTGCTCTTGTGTAGCCGACAGTGAGGAAGAACGTGGCCTTGTCGCCGCCGACCGGGTGGTCCGCTGCGAGGAGATAGTCCAGCACCTTGCGTTCATCGACGTTCACCTCGCTCCATCGAGCCACAGCCTCATCGTACCGCGATGACTACCGACACCAATGAGATCGCTTTAGCTCCGGCAGAGCGCTGCTGGGGTAATGGCCATGGCACTTGGCCTAGACGGTGTGCGCGGTGAGTCGGCTCCCTCACCAGCAACCGCTTGGGACGCGACCATGAGGGAGTACGTGATCACGGACGCGCTCGCCGATGGCGTCCAGAGCGATGCGGGCGAGCCGTTCCTGCAGCGCATCCGTCTAGGCGGCGCGACCGAGTTCAGGGAAGCGGTTCTCC is a window encoding:
- a CDS encoding helix-turn-helix domain-containing protein — translated: MSEFMTTSEVAELLRVPAETVRCWRHVGKGPRSFKIGGWRVLYAREDVEEFIVEERQASGRP
- a CDS encoding DUF4926 domain-containing protein: MYKEHEVVVLRRDLPNAGLVKDDVGAVVGVYASGGYEVEFTAADGNTVAIVTLAEDDIRPRRRREILHVREIASAAS
- a CDS encoding DUF6883 domain-containing protein, translated to MARWSEVNVDERKVLDYLLAADHPVGGDKATFFLTVGYTRAHWNQLRDDLEEIGLHGQIVDEHKTQFGYKYVIDGVIQTPNGRMIGLRTVWISDEADTPPRLVTAYPS